In a single window of the Halobaculum lipolyticum genome:
- a CDS encoding DUF7553 family protein: protein MTRDLLADASEHLRRAADAAGDDAAARFERVADDLRTAADAEHGPDHGWMAKRIHTIRDAASDAGDEVTGHAEAAVECISEYRADVPGV from the coding sequence ATGACACGCGACCTCCTCGCGGACGCGAGCGAGCACCTCCGGCGCGCGGCCGACGCCGCCGGCGACGACGCGGCCGCACGGTTCGAGCGCGTCGCCGACGACCTGCGGACCGCGGCCGACGCCGAGCACGGCCCGGACCACGGCTGGATGGCCAAGCGGATCCACACGATCCGCGACGCCGCGAGCGACGCCGGCGACGAAGTGACCGGCCACGCCGAGGCGGCCGTCGAGTGCATCAGCGAGTACCGCGCGGACGTGCCCGGCGTCTGA
- a CDS encoding tubulin/FtsZ family protein — protein MRVAVVAVGQAGGKITDALLRYERDSREDFVVDAVAVNTARADLFGLTDVPAENRVLIGADRVKGHGAGADNELGAELAADDIGEVREAVDAVPTSDVDAFLVVAALGGGTGSGGAPVICRELRRIYEEPVFALGVLPARDEGGIYTLNAARSLKTVTDHADATLLYDNAAHRETGESLAGGYDRVNEAIARRLGVLLSAGEATDPTPEKVVDASEIINTLGRSGGIASLGYASAPLNRKRGMFGGFKAVSEDALTTTTRVTATVRRAALGNLTLPCELRDVERALVVVSGPPETLSRKGVEEGRAWLEEATGTPEVRGGDYPLRDTDHLAALVLLGGVTQTPRLRELRAAAVEAQRNVAAIAERADLSAGIWDAEGLDPLF, from the coding sequence ATGAGAGTCGCAGTCGTCGCCGTCGGTCAAGCCGGCGGGAAGATCACGGACGCACTCCTCCGGTACGAGCGCGACAGTCGCGAGGACTTCGTCGTCGACGCCGTCGCGGTCAACACCGCCCGTGCGGACCTGTTCGGGCTGACCGACGTGCCCGCGGAGAACCGCGTGCTCATCGGCGCCGACCGGGTGAAGGGCCACGGCGCCGGCGCGGACAACGAACTCGGCGCCGAACTCGCGGCCGACGACATCGGCGAGGTGCGCGAGGCCGTCGACGCGGTGCCGACCAGCGACGTGGACGCGTTCCTCGTCGTCGCGGCGCTCGGCGGCGGCACCGGCTCCGGGGGCGCGCCCGTGATCTGCCGGGAACTGCGCCGGATCTACGAGGAGCCGGTGTTCGCGCTCGGCGTGCTCCCCGCCCGCGACGAGGGGGGCATCTACACGCTCAACGCCGCGCGCTCGCTCAAGACCGTCACCGACCACGCCGACGCCACCCTCCTGTACGACAACGCCGCCCACCGCGAGACGGGCGAGAGCCTCGCGGGCGGCTACGACCGCGTCAACGAGGCGATCGCCCGCCGGCTCGGCGTGCTCCTCTCCGCCGGCGAGGCGACGGACCCGACCCCCGAGAAGGTGGTCGACGCCAGCGAGATCATCAACACGCTCGGCCGCTCGGGCGGCATCGCCTCCCTCGGCTACGCGTCGGCGCCGCTGAACCGCAAGCGGGGGATGTTCGGCGGCTTCAAAGCCGTCTCGGAGGACGCGCTGACGACGACGACGCGGGTGACCGCGACCGTCCGACGCGCGGCGCTGGGGAACCTGACGCTGCCGTGTGAACTGCGCGACGTCGAGCGCGCGCTCGTCGTCGTGAGCGGCCCGCCGGAGACGCTCTCCCGGAAGGGTGTCGAGGAGGGGCGCGCGTGGCTGGAGGAGGCGACCGGGACGCCGGAGGTCCGCGGCGGCGACTACCCGCTGCGCGACACCGACCACCTCGCGGCGCTGGTCCTGTTGGGCGGGGTGACGCAGACCCCGCGGCTCCGGGAACTGCGCGCGGCCGCGGTCGAGGCCCAGCGCAACGTCGCCGCCATCGCCGAGCGCGCCGACCTCTCGGCGGGCATCTGGGACGCCGAGGGACTGGACCCGCTGTTCTGA
- a CDS encoding transcription antitermination protein, producing MDAATFSDEFRDDNETPLSRLGSSKSLYALAGGEMDAAPVRTAVAAEFALAGRTFEAWSADETSGDAAALFGDVAEDARDHRDVADPDFDADADDPHEYPEYDLLGDLSGTAERAGGLYGRLVVAHTRAEQTVGFFVGDADPAAATDFRGVRDDLADRLDDALALVESVCDGDDEWAAARDAADAVVAAAYDDYVTTLESMGVKPKNVC from the coding sequence ATGGACGCAGCCACCTTCTCCGACGAGTTCCGCGACGACAACGAGACGCCGCTGTCGCGGCTCGGCTCCTCGAAGTCGCTGTACGCGCTCGCCGGCGGCGAGATGGACGCCGCCCCCGTCCGGACGGCCGTCGCCGCCGAGTTCGCGCTCGCCGGCCGTACGTTCGAGGCGTGGAGCGCCGACGAGACCAGCGGCGACGCCGCGGCGCTGTTCGGCGACGTCGCCGAGGACGCCCGCGACCACCGCGACGTTGCCGACCCCGACTTCGACGCCGACGCCGACGACCCGCACGAGTACCCGGAGTACGACCTGCTCGGCGACCTCTCGGGGACGGCCGAGCGCGCGGGCGGCCTGTACGGCCGGCTCGTCGTCGCCCACACACGCGCCGAGCAGACGGTCGGCTTCTTCGTCGGCGACGCCGACCCCGCCGCCGCGACCGACTTCCGGGGGGTCCGCGACGACCTCGCCGACCGCCTCGACGACGCGCTCGCGCTCGTGGAGTCGGTGTGTGACGGCGACGACGAGTGGGCGGCCGCCCGCGACGCGGCCGACGCGGTCGTCGCTGCGGCGTACGACGACTACGTGACGACGTTGGAGTCGATGGGCGTCAAGCCGAAGAACGTCTGCTGA